From the genome of Streptomyces sp. NBC_01260, one region includes:
- the dxs gene encoding 1-deoxy-D-xylulose-5-phosphate synthase — MLTRIGGPRDLDRLTPEQLEQLAEEIRTFLVDAVSKTGGHLGPNLGVVELTIALHRVFDSPKDKVLFDTGHQSYVHKLLTGRQDFTKLKSKGGLSGYPSRAESEHDVIENSHASTVLGWADGLAKANEVLGRPDHVVAVIGDGALTGGMAWEALNNIAAAKDRPLVIVVNDNERSYAPTIGGLANHLATLRTTDGYERFLARGKDLLERTPVVGKPLYETLHGAKKGLKDFIAPQGMFEDLGLKYVGPIDGHDLEALESALQRAKRFGGPVIIHCLTEKGRGYTPALLDEADRFHAVGKIHPDTGLPVATSGLDWTSVFGEEMVKLGKEREDIVAITAAMLQPVGLTKFEKAFPDRIYDVGIAEQHGAVSAAGLATGGLHPVFAVYATFLNRAFDQVLMDVALHKCGVTFVLDRAGVTGTDGASHNGMWDMSILQCVPTLRIAAPRDADQVRAQLREAVAVDDAPTVVRFSKGAVGPSVKAVGTVGGMDVLREPGTSRPDVLLVSIGALAPMCLEIADLLDAQGISTTVVDPRWVKPVDEAMAPLAARHRVVVTVEDNSRAGGVGSAVAQALRDADVDVPLRDFGIPPVFLDHASRKEVMAEIGLTAPDIARQVTGLVAKFDGRYGTDAESRSVVEPVRD, encoded by the coding sequence CTGCTGACCCGCATCGGTGGACCGCGTGACCTGGACCGGCTCACCCCCGAGCAGCTGGAGCAGCTCGCCGAAGAGATCCGGACCTTCCTCGTCGACGCCGTCTCCAAGACCGGCGGACACCTCGGACCCAACCTGGGCGTGGTCGAACTGACCATCGCGCTGCACCGGGTCTTCGACTCGCCGAAGGACAAGGTCCTCTTCGACACCGGCCATCAGAGCTATGTGCACAAGCTCCTCACCGGCCGCCAGGACTTCACGAAGCTCAAGAGCAAGGGCGGCCTCTCCGGCTACCCCTCGCGAGCCGAGTCCGAGCACGACGTCATCGAGAACTCGCACGCCTCCACGGTGCTCGGCTGGGCCGACGGCCTCGCCAAGGCCAACGAGGTGCTGGGCCGTCCCGACCACGTCGTCGCGGTCATCGGCGACGGAGCGCTCACCGGCGGCATGGCCTGGGAGGCGCTGAACAACATCGCCGCCGCCAAGGACCGCCCGCTCGTCATCGTCGTCAACGACAACGAGCGCTCCTACGCGCCGACGATCGGCGGCCTCGCCAACCACCTCGCCACGCTCCGCACCACCGACGGCTACGAACGCTTCCTGGCCCGCGGCAAGGACCTCCTGGAGCGCACTCCCGTCGTGGGGAAGCCGCTGTACGAGACGCTGCACGGTGCCAAGAAGGGCCTCAAGGACTTCATCGCGCCACAGGGCATGTTCGAGGACCTCGGCCTGAAGTACGTCGGACCGATCGACGGACACGACCTGGAGGCACTGGAGTCCGCACTCCAGCGCGCCAAGCGCTTCGGCGGCCCGGTCATCATCCACTGCCTCACCGAGAAGGGCCGCGGCTACACCCCGGCGCTGCTGGACGAGGCCGACCGATTCCACGCCGTCGGCAAGATCCACCCCGACACCGGACTGCCCGTTGCCACCTCCGGCCTCGACTGGACCTCCGTCTTCGGCGAGGAGATGGTCAAGCTCGGCAAGGAACGCGAGGACATCGTCGCGATCACCGCGGCCATGCTCCAGCCGGTCGGCCTGACCAAGTTCGAGAAGGCCTTCCCGGACCGGATCTACGACGTCGGCATCGCCGAGCAGCACGGCGCGGTCTCCGCGGCGGGCCTCGCCACCGGCGGGCTGCACCCCGTCTTCGCGGTGTACGCCACCTTCCTCAACCGCGCCTTCGACCAGGTCCTGATGGACGTCGCCCTGCACAAGTGCGGCGTGACCTTCGTACTGGACCGGGCCGGGGTCACCGGCACGGACGGCGCCTCGCACAACGGCATGTGGGACATGTCGATCCTGCAGTGCGTGCCGACGCTGCGGATCGCCGCCCCGCGCGACGCCGACCAGGTCCGCGCCCAGCTGCGCGAGGCCGTCGCGGTCGACGACGCCCCGACGGTCGTCCGCTTCTCCAAGGGCGCGGTCGGCCCGTCGGTCAAGGCCGTCGGCACGGTCGGCGGCATGGACGTGCTCCGTGAGCCCGGCACGTCCCGGCCCGACGTCCTGCTCGTCTCCATCGGCGCGCTCGCCCCGATGTGCCTGGAGATCGCGGATCTGCTCGACGCCCAGGGCATCTCGACCACGGTCGTCGACCCGCGCTGGGTCAAGCCCGTGGACGAGGCCATGGCCCCGCTCGCCGCGCGGCACCGCGTCGTCGTCACCGTCGAGGACAACAGCAGGGCCGGTGGCGTCGGCTCCGCCGTCGCCCAGGCGCTGCGCGACGCCGACGTCGACGTACCGCTGCGCGACTTCGGCATCCCGCCGGTCTTCCTCGACCACGCCTCCCGCAAGGAGGTCATGGCCGAGATCGGGCTGACGGCACCGGACATCGCGCGGCAGGTCACCGGCCTGGTCGCCAAGTTCGACGGCCGCTACGGGACGGACGCGGAGAGCCGCTCCGTGGTGGAGCCCGTCCGGGACTGA
- a CDS encoding helix-turn-helix transcriptional regulator gives MSVLLEQPASLVAYRPNKPTAMVVVADPRVRSTVTRHLWALGVRDVIEASSIAEARPRVGNPRDICVADVHLPDGSGLTLLSETRAAGWPNGLALSAADDIGAVRNALAGGVKGYVVTGTRTNIGHPTRPGVAPIGANAARMHRRPPGTPSHPGGYRELSGREVEVLRLVAEGQSNKAIGVSMGLSALTVKSHLARIARKLGTGDRAGMVAVALRTGIIH, from the coding sequence GTGTCCGTTCTCCTCGAGCAGCCCGCAAGCCTGGTCGCCTACCGCCCGAACAAGCCGACGGCCATGGTCGTCGTGGCCGACCCGCGCGTCCGTTCCACCGTCACCCGCCATCTGTGGGCACTCGGAGTACGTGACGTCATCGAGGCGTCGTCCATCGCGGAGGCCCGCCCCCGCGTCGGCAACCCGCGCGACATCTGCGTAGCCGACGTCCACCTGCCCGACGGTTCCGGGCTGACCCTGCTGTCCGAAACCCGAGCCGCCGGCTGGCCGAACGGCCTCGCCCTCTCCGCCGCCGATGACATCGGCGCCGTACGCAACGCCCTCGCGGGCGGCGTCAAGGGCTATGTCGTCACCGGCACCCGTACCAACATCGGCCACCCCACCCGTCCCGGCGTCGCGCCCATCGGCGCCAATGCCGCCCGTATGCACCGCCGTCCTCCCGGCACCCCGAGCCACCCGGGCGGCTACCGCGAACTGTCCGGCCGCGAGGTGGAGGTCCTCCGGCTCGTCGCCGAAGGGCAGTCCAACAAGGCCATCGGCGTCTCCATGGGGCTCTCCGCCCTGACCGTCAAGAGCCACCTCGCCCGAATCGCCCGCAAGCTCGGCACCGGAGACCGTGCAGGAATGGTCGCCGTGGCCCTGCGAACGGGCATCATCCACTGA
- a CDS encoding LCP family protein, producing MSQDAFAPDHQGSPENTRRGRKRVRTRGQRIRRAILLSVLVLVIAAGGTAYWLYSRLDGNIKGVDINKALGDDRPEKLPTSGQNLLVLGSDSRAGAENKALGGGGGVSGARSDTAMVVHVPEGRSRAVAVSIPRDTLVTRPECTKADGSTVDSANRVMFNSVYSQVGPACVVKTVEKMSGVRIDHYLEINFAGFKDLVDAIGGVTVDVPQDIHDKSSGLDLTAGPHKLNGTESLSYVRTRHGIGDGSDLGRIGLQQQFLLALLSEVKSQNLLGSPANAYKIANSATKSLTTDEGLASLKSLTQFARSMNGVDPGSMETIMLPVAYDKIDPNRVVAAQPQAKTLWKAIREDATIPESAKKSPATGG from the coding sequence ATGAGCCAAGACGCCTTCGCCCCTGACCACCAGGGCTCCCCGGAGAACACCCGCCGCGGGCGCAAGCGCGTACGAACGCGGGGCCAGCGAATACGGCGGGCCATCCTGCTGTCGGTCCTGGTACTCGTCATCGCCGCGGGCGGAACGGCGTACTGGCTCTACAGCCGGCTCGACGGGAACATCAAGGGCGTCGACATCAACAAGGCGCTCGGTGACGACCGCCCCGAGAAGCTCCCCACCAGTGGACAGAACCTGCTGGTTCTCGGCTCCGACTCGCGCGCCGGGGCCGAGAACAAGGCGCTGGGCGGCGGGGGCGGCGTCAGCGGGGCGCGCTCCGACACCGCGATGGTGGTGCACGTCCCCGAGGGCCGCAGCAGGGCCGTCGCCGTGTCCATCCCCCGCGACACCCTGGTGACCCGGCCCGAGTGCACCAAGGCCGACGGCTCCACCGTGGACTCCGCGAACCGCGTGATGTTCAACTCCGTCTACTCCCAGGTCGGTCCGGCCTGCGTGGTCAAGACCGTGGAGAAGATGTCCGGGGTCCGCATCGACCACTATCTGGAGATCAACTTCGCCGGGTTCAAGGACCTCGTCGACGCCATCGGCGGCGTCACCGTCGATGTCCCCCAGGATATCCACGACAAGTCCTCCGGACTCGACCTCACCGCCGGGCCCCACAAGCTCAACGGCACCGAGTCCCTCTCCTACGTCCGCACCCGCCACGGCATCGGCGACGGCAGCGACCTCGGCCGCATCGGGCTCCAGCAGCAGTTCCTCCTGGCCCTGCTCAGCGAGGTCAAGTCGCAGAACCTGCTGGGCAGTCCGGCCAACGCCTACAAGATCGCGAACTCCGCCACCAAGTCCCTCACCACCGACGAGGGACTCGCCTCCCTCAAGTCGCTGACGCAATTCGCCCGTTCGATGAACGGCGTGGACCCGGGCTCGATGGAGACCATCATGCTTCCGGTGGCGTACGACAAGATCGACCCCAACCGCGTGGTGGCCGCCCAGCCGCAGGCCAAGACGCTCTGGAAGGCGATCCGCGAGGACGCCACCATCCCGGAGTCCGCCAAGAAGTCCCCCGCGACCGGCGGCTGA
- a CDS encoding 3-hydroxyacyl-CoA dehydrogenase NAD-binding domain-containing protein has protein sequence MSSTTELLKGAAELFPGEVVTQAHVRHLDLPGGAGNFALITLDNGLDHTKPTTFGPQSLANLDAAIDQVEKEAAEGTITGIGITGKPFIFAVGADLKGVELLKEHSDALAIGKGGHDVFRRLSALAVPTFAYYNGAAMGGGVEVGLHCSYRTVSKALPAFSLPEVFLGLVPGWGGCALLPNLIGADRAVTVIIENSLNQNRQLKGKQVFELGIADALFEGADFLEQSLIWTASVLGGTIAVERPAIDRGDAWDQAVARGKAIADSKVHGAAPAAYRALDIIAAAKDGDLGAGFDAEDRALADLIMGGELRSGIYSFNLVQKRAKSPAGAPDKALARPVTKVGVVGAGLMASQLALLFLRRLEVPVVLTDIDQARVDKGVGYVHGEIEKLLGKGRINQDKANRLKALVSGVLDKAEGFFDADFIIEAVFEEIGVKQQVFAEVEAVAPAHAILATNTSSLSVTEMASKLKNPERVVGFHFFNPVAILPLLEIVRGEQTDDASLATAFAVARKLKKTAVLVKDAPAFVVNRILTRFMGEIQNVIDEGTPVEVAEKAIEPLGLPMSPLVLLELVGPAIGLHVSETLNRAFPERFTVSENLAAVVKAGKRGFYVYSAENPAKPELDPEVAALLKQGDSVLSEEQVRDRVLDAVAQEIGLMLDEGVVAEAQDIDLCLITGAGWPFHLGGITPYLDREGVSERVNGKKFLAQGVASVPA, from the coding sequence GTGAGCTCCACCACCGAGCTTCTGAAGGGTGCGGCCGAGCTGTTCCCCGGCGAGGTCGTCACGCAGGCGCACGTACGCCACCTCGACCTGCCGGGAGGCGCGGGCAACTTCGCCCTCATCACCCTGGACAACGGCCTGGACCACACCAAGCCGACCACCTTCGGACCCCAGTCGCTGGCGAATCTCGACGCCGCGATCGACCAGGTCGAGAAGGAGGCCGCCGAGGGCACGATCACCGGCATCGGCATCACCGGCAAGCCGTTCATCTTCGCGGTCGGCGCCGACCTCAAGGGCGTCGAGCTGCTCAAGGAGCACAGCGACGCGCTGGCCATCGGCAAGGGCGGCCACGACGTCTTCCGCCGGCTGTCCGCTCTCGCGGTCCCGACGTTCGCGTACTACAACGGCGCGGCGATGGGCGGCGGTGTCGAGGTCGGTCTGCACTGCTCGTACCGCACCGTCTCCAAGGCGCTGCCGGCCTTCTCGCTGCCCGAGGTCTTCCTCGGCCTGGTCCCCGGCTGGGGCGGCTGCGCGCTGCTCCCCAACCTGATCGGCGCCGACCGCGCGGTCACGGTGATCATCGAGAACTCGCTCAACCAGAACCGCCAGCTCAAGGGCAAGCAGGTCTTCGAGCTCGGGATCGCCGACGCCCTTTTCGAGGGCGCCGACTTCCTGGAGCAGTCGCTGATCTGGACCGCGTCCGTGCTGGGCGGCACGATCGCGGTGGAGCGCCCCGCGATCGACCGCGGGGACGCCTGGGACCAGGCCGTCGCGCGGGGCAAGGCCATCGCCGACTCCAAGGTGCACGGCGCCGCCCCGGCCGCGTACCGCGCGCTGGACATCATCGCCGCGGCCAAGGACGGTGACCTGGGCGCCGGCTTCGACGCCGAGGACCGGGCCCTCGCGGACCTGATCATGGGCGGCGAACTGCGCTCGGGCATCTACTCGTTCAACCTGGTCCAGAAGCGCGCCAAGAGCCCGGCCGGTGCCCCGGACAAGGCCCTGGCCCGTCCGGTGACCAAGGTCGGCGTGGTGGGCGCGGGCCTGATGGCCTCGCAGCTCGCCCTGCTCTTCCTGCGCCGCCTGGAGGTGCCGGTCGTCCTGACCGACATCGACCAGGCACGTGTCGACAAGGGTGTGGGCTACGTCCACGGCGAGATCGAGAAGCTGCTCGGCAAGGGCCGCATCAACCAGGACAAGGCCAACCGTCTGAAGGCCCTGGTCTCCGGTGTGCTGGACAAGGCGGAGGGCTTCTTTGACGCCGACTTCATCATCGAGGCGGTCTTCGAGGAGATCGGCGTCAAGCAGCAGGTGTTCGCGGAGGTCGAGGCGGTCGCCCCGGCGCACGCGATCCTCGCCACCAACACCTCGTCCCTCTCGGTCACCGAGATGGCGTCGAAGCTGAAGAACCCCGAGCGGGTCGTCGGCTTCCACTTCTTCAACCCGGTCGCGATCCTTCCGCTCCTGGAGATCGTCCGCGGCGAGCAGACCGACGACGCCTCGCTGGCCACGGCGTTCGCAGTCGCCCGCAAGCTGAAGAAGACCGCGGTCCTGGTGAAGGACGCCCCGGCGTTCGTCGTCAACCGCATCCTCACCCGCTTCATGGGCGAGATCCAGAACGTCATCGACGAGGGCACCCCGGTCGAGGTCGCGGAGAAGGCCATCGAGCCGCTCGGCCTGCCGATGTCCCCGCTGGTGCTCCTGGAGCTGGTCGGCCCGGCGATCGGGCTGCACGTCTCCGAGACCCTGAACCGCGCCTTCCCGGAGCGCTTCACGGTGTCCGAGAACCTGGCGGCCGTCGTCAAGGCCGGCAAGCGCGGCTTCTACGTCTACTCCGCCGAGAATCCTGCCAAGCCGGAGCTGGACCCGGAGGTCGCCGCACTCCTGAAGCAGGGCGACTCCGTCCTGTCCGAGGAGCAGGTCCGTGACCGCGTCCTGGACGCGGTGGCGCAGGAGATCGGCCTGATGCTGGACGAGGGTGTCGTCGCCGAGGCGCAGGACATCGACCTCTGCCTGATCACCGGCGCGGGCTGGCCCTTCCACCTGGGCGGCATCACGCCGTACCTGGACCGCGAGGGTGTCTCCGAGCGGGTCAACGGGAAGAAGTTCCTGGCGCAGGGCGTGGCGAGCGTTCCGGCCTAA
- a CDS encoding thiolase family protein, giving the protein MPRTIRDVVFVDGVRTPFGKAGPKGIYHETRADDLVVKAIRELLRRNPDLDPALIDEVAIAATTQIGDQGLTLGRTAGILAGLPQSVPGYSIDRMCAGALTAVTSTAGSIAFGAYDVVVAGGVEHMGRHPMGEGVDPNPRFVSEKLVDESALFMGMTAENLHDRYPTITKQRADEYAVRSQEKAAKAYANGSIQQDLVPVSVRRTNPEAGETGWGLVTADEPMRPGTTMESLAGLKTPFRAHGRVTAGNAAGLNDGATASLLAAEDVARELGLPVRMRLVSYAFAGVEPEVMGYGPIPATEKALAKAGLSISDIGLFEINEAFAVQVLAFLEHYGIADDDARVNQYGGAIAYGHPLASSGVRLMTQLARQFEEQPEVRYGLTTMCVGFGMGATVVWENPHFDADGGSK; this is encoded by the coding sequence GTGCCTCGTACCATCCGGGACGTCGTCTTCGTCGACGGCGTCCGCACCCCGTTCGGCAAAGCGGGCCCGAAGGGCATCTACCACGAGACCCGCGCCGACGATCTCGTCGTGAAGGCCATCCGGGAGCTGCTGCGCCGCAACCCGGACCTGGACCCCGCACTGATCGACGAGGTCGCCATCGCCGCGACCACCCAGATCGGCGACCAGGGCCTCACGCTCGGCCGCACCGCCGGAATCCTGGCCGGTCTGCCGCAGTCCGTCCCCGGCTACTCCATCGACCGCATGTGTGCGGGCGCCCTGACCGCCGTCACCTCGACGGCCGGCTCCATCGCCTTCGGCGCGTACGACGTCGTCGTCGCCGGTGGCGTCGAGCACATGGGCCGGCACCCGATGGGCGAGGGCGTGGACCCGAACCCGCGCTTCGTGTCGGAGAAGCTGGTCGACGAGTCCGCCCTGTTCATGGGCATGACCGCGGAGAACCTGCACGACCGGTACCCCACGATCACCAAGCAGCGCGCCGACGAGTACGCGGTGCGTTCGCAGGAGAAGGCCGCCAAGGCGTACGCCAACGGCAGCATCCAGCAGGACCTGGTGCCGGTCTCCGTGCGCCGCACCAACCCCGAGGCCGGTGAGACGGGCTGGGGCCTGGTCACCGCCGACGAGCCGATGCGTCCGGGCACCACGATGGAGTCCCTGGCCGGCCTGAAGACCCCGTTCCGCGCCCACGGCCGCGTGACGGCCGGTAACGCCGCGGGGCTCAACGACGGCGCCACCGCCTCGCTGCTCGCCGCCGAGGACGTCGCCCGCGAGCTGGGCCTCCCGGTCAGGATGCGCCTCGTCTCCTACGCCTTCGCCGGCGTCGAGCCGGAGGTCATGGGCTACGGCCCGATCCCGGCGACGGAGAAGGCCCTCGCCAAGGCGGGCCTGTCCATCTCGGACATCGGTCTCTTCGAGATCAACGAGGCGTTCGCCGTGCAGGTGCTCGCCTTCCTGGAGCACTACGGCATCGCCGACGACGACGCGCGCGTCAACCAGTACGGCGGCGCGATCGCCTACGGCCACCCGCTGGCCTCCTCCGGCGTCCGGCTGATGACTCAGCTGGCCCGCCAGTTCGAGGAGCAGCCCGAGGTCCGCTACGGCCTGACCACCATGTGCGTCGGCTTCGGCATGGGCGCCACCGTCGTCTGGGAGAACCCGCACTTCGACGCAGACGGAGGCAGCAAGTGA
- a CDS encoding HRDC domain-containing protein, with protein sequence MTDAQETAADTSLRTTGGAPPDDVAPAPIPLLEPREGIPPVAASDDALARVIAAFAAGSGPVAVDAERASGYRYGQRAYLVQLRRDGAGSALIDPVGCPDLSGLGEALHGAEWILHAATQDLPCLREIGMTPTGLFDTELAGRLAGFPRVGLGAMVESVLGYSLEKGHSAVDWSTRPLPDPWLRYAALDVELLIDLRNALEEELDRQGKLEWAQEEFAAIAAAPPAPPRQDPWRRTSGMHKVRRRRQMAVVRELWNTRDQVARRRDISPGKVLGDAAIVEAALALPANVQALTALPGYGHRMGRRQLEQWQAAVDRARELPDTELPQPGQPLTGPPPPRAWADKDPVAAARLSAARAAVSELAERLHMPQENLITPDTVRRVCWEPPKDPTPDAVGYALAGYGARHWQIEQVTPLLVDALVPEA encoded by the coding sequence GTGACCGACGCCCAAGAGACCGCAGCAGACACTTCACTGCGAACCACCGGGGGCGCCCCCCCGGACGACGTCGCCCCGGCGCCGATCCCCTTACTCGAACCTCGCGAGGGCATTCCACCGGTGGCGGCCTCCGACGACGCCCTGGCCAGGGTGATCGCGGCCTTCGCCGCGGGCTCCGGCCCGGTGGCCGTCGACGCCGAGCGCGCCTCCGGCTACCGCTACGGGCAGCGCGCCTATCTCGTACAGCTGCGCCGTGACGGCGCGGGCAGTGCGCTCATCGACCCGGTCGGCTGTCCCGACCTGTCCGGGCTGGGCGAGGCGCTGCACGGGGCCGAGTGGATCCTGCACGCGGCGACCCAGGACCTGCCCTGCCTGCGCGAGATAGGGATGACGCCGACCGGGCTCTTCGACACCGAGCTGGCCGGACGGCTGGCCGGCTTCCCGCGGGTCGGCCTCGGCGCGATGGTCGAGAGTGTGCTCGGCTACTCCCTGGAGAAGGGGCACTCCGCCGTCGACTGGTCCACCCGCCCGCTGCCCGACCCCTGGCTGCGCTATGCGGCGCTCGACGTCGAGCTGCTGATCGATCTGCGCAACGCCCTGGAGGAGGAGCTCGACCGGCAGGGCAAGCTGGAATGGGCCCAGGAGGAGTTCGCCGCCATCGCCGCGGCGCCGCCCGCTCCCCCGCGCCAGGACCCGTGGCGCCGCACCTCCGGGATGCACAAGGTCCGCCGCCGCCGCCAGATGGCGGTGGTCCGGGAGCTGTGGAACACCCGCGACCAGGTCGCCCGGCGCCGCGACATCTCGCCCGGCAAGGTGCTCGGCGACGCCGCGATCGTCGAGGCCGCGCTGGCGCTCCCGGCCAATGTCCAGGCGCTGACCGCGCTGCCCGGCTACGGCCACCGCATGGGCCGGCGGCAGCTGGAGCAGTGGCAGGCCGCCGTCGACCGGGCGAGGGAACTGCCCGACACGGAGCTCCCGCAGCCCGGCCAGCCGCTGACGGGCCCGCCGCCGCCGCGCGCCTGGGCGGACAAGGACCCGGTCGCGGCAGCACGCTTGTCGGCCGCACGTGCCGCGGTGTCCGAGCTCGCGGAGCGGCTGCACATGCCCCAGGAGAACCTGATCACGCCGGACACGGTGCGCCGGGTGTGCTGGGAACCGCCGAAGGATCCGACGCCGGACGCGGTCGGATACGCACTCGCCGGATACGGCGCACGGCACTGGCAGATCGAACAGGTGACCCCTCTGTTGGTCGATGCACTGGTTCCGGAGGCCTGA
- a CDS encoding DUF3000 domain-containing protein: MAPAQGHFSDQPDGTDSKDSAEGGSVPPAFRSAVDALRSARLRPELEVEPTRPPKRLAPHAYAMEAAVVDGEDDLADGRLVLLHDPAGHEAWQGTFRLVTLVRAELEPEMASDPLLPEVCWSWLTGALEARGLSYGEAGGTVTRAGSHYFGALGARRPATQIEIRASWTPREGRGGVPDTAAHLMAWGDLLCQIAGLPPSGASDAAVVTLPQRRGPQVS; this comes from the coding sequence ATGGCTCCGGCTCAGGGACACTTCTCCGATCAACCCGATGGCACTGACAGCAAGGACAGTGCGGAGGGTGGTTCCGTCCCGCCCGCGTTCCGTTCGGCGGTCGACGCGCTGCGCTCGGCGCGGCTCCGCCCCGAGCTGGAAGTGGAGCCCACGCGTCCGCCGAAGCGCCTGGCTCCGCACGCGTACGCAATGGAGGCGGCCGTCGTCGACGGCGAGGACGATCTCGCCGACGGCCGGCTCGTCCTGCTCCACGATCCGGCCGGGCACGAGGCCTGGCAGGGCACGTTCCGGCTGGTGACCCTCGTCCGCGCCGAGCTGGAGCCGGAGATGGCCTCTGATCCGCTGCTGCCGGAGGTGTGCTGGTCGTGGCTGACCGGCGCGCTGGAGGCGCGCGGCCTCAGTTACGGGGAGGCGGGCGGCACGGTCACCCGGGCGGGTTCGCACTACTTCGGCGCGCTGGGGGCGCGACGTCCGGCGACCCAGATCGAGATCCGGGCGTCCTGGACGCCCCGCGAGGGGCGCGGCGGGGTGCCGGACACGGCGGCCCATCTGATGGCGTGGGGCGACCTGCTGTGCCAGATCGCCGGCCTGCCGCCCTCGGGCGCGTCCGACGCGGCGGTGGTGACGCTGCCGCAGCGGCGCGGACCGCAGGTTTCGTAG
- a CDS encoding amino acid permease gives MSTQQDLPPSRDGLFRTKTIEQSIRDTEEPEHALKKSLSALDLTVFGVGVIIGTGIFVLTGKVAKETAGPATAIAFVVAGVVCALAALCYAEFASTVPVAGSAYTFSYASLGELVAWIIGWDLVLEFALGTAVVAVGWSGYVRSLLDNIGWSMPDALSGTDATAGFGFDLLAFALVLVLTVVLVLGMKLSAQVTTVVVAIKVAVVLIVIIAGLFFIDTANYSPFIPEAQPQSAGSGLQAPLVQLIFGYAPTNFGVMGIFTAASVVFFAFIGFDVVATAAEETKVPQRDMPRGIMASLLICTTLYVAVSIVVTGMEHYSDLSVDAPLADAFKAVGHPVYAGIISFGAAIGLTVVCMILLLGQTRVFFAMSRDGLLPRFFSRTHPRFRTPYRPTILLGVIIAIVAGFTSINELATLVNIGTLFAFVVVALGVIVLRRTRPELHRAFRTPWVPLLPIASVAASVWLMLNLPAETWLRFGIWMVIGVVIYFAYGRKHSRVHHTTE, from the coding sequence GTGAGCACGCAGCAGGACCTGCCCCCCAGCCGGGACGGGCTGTTCCGGACCAAGACGATCGAACAGTCCATCCGCGACACCGAGGAGCCGGAGCACGCTCTCAAGAAGTCCCTCTCCGCCCTGGACCTCACGGTCTTCGGGGTGGGCGTCATCATCGGCACCGGAATCTTCGTCCTCACCGGCAAGGTGGCCAAGGAGACCGCGGGACCCGCCACCGCCATCGCGTTCGTGGTCGCGGGCGTCGTCTGCGCCCTGGCCGCGCTCTGCTACGCGGAGTTCGCCTCCACCGTCCCGGTGGCCGGCTCCGCCTACACCTTCTCGTACGCCTCGCTCGGCGAACTGGTCGCCTGGATCATCGGCTGGGACCTGGTGCTGGAGTTCGCCCTGGGCACGGCGGTGGTGGCGGTCGGCTGGTCCGGCTACGTCCGCTCACTGCTGGACAACATCGGCTGGTCCATGCCGGACGCGCTCTCCGGAACCGATGCGACGGCCGGATTCGGCTTCGACCTCCTCGCCTTCGCCCTGGTCCTGGTGCTGACCGTCGTCCTGGTGCTCGGCATGAAGCTCTCCGCCCAGGTCACGACGGTGGTGGTGGCCATCAAGGTGGCCGTGGTGCTGATCGTGATCATCGCGGGTCTCTTCTTCATCGACACCGCGAACTACTCGCCCTTCATCCCCGAGGCGCAGCCGCAGTCCGCCGGATCGGGCCTGCAGGCCCCGCTCGTCCAGCTGATCTTCGGGTACGCCCCCACCAACTTCGGTGTCATGGGCATCTTCACCGCCGCCTCGGTCGTCTTCTTCGCCTTCATCGGCTTCGACGTGGTGGCCACGGCCGCCGAGGAGACCAAGGTCCCGCAGCGCGACATGCCGCGCGGCATCATGGCCTCGCTCCTCATCTGCACCACGCTCTACGTCGCCGTATCGATCGTGGTCACGGGAATGGAGCACTACTCCGACCTCTCGGTGGACGCCCCGCTCGCCGACGCCTTCAAGGCCGTCGGGCACCCCGTCTACGCCGGGATCATCAGCTTCGGCGCCGCCATCGGCCTCACCGTGGTCTGCATGATCCTGCTGCTCGGTCAGACCCGGGTGTTCTTCGCGATGAGCCGGGACGGGCTGCTCCCGCGGTTCTTCTCGAGGACGCACCCGCGCTTCCGCACCCCGTACCGCCCGACGATCCTGCTCGGCGTGATCATCGCGATCGTCGCCGGATTCACCAGCATCAACGAGCTCGCGACGCTGGTGAACATCGGCACGCTCTTCGCCTTCGTGGTCGTCGCCCTGGGCGTCATCGTCCTGCGCCGCACCCGCCCCGAGCTGCACCGCGCCTTCCGTACCCCGTGGGTCCCGCTGCTCCCGATCGCCTCGGTGGCCGCGTCGGTCTGGCTGATGCTCAATCTGCCGGCCGAGACATGGCTGCGGTTCGGCATCTGGATGGTCATCGGCGTGGTCATCTACTTCGCCTACGGCCGCAAGCACAGCCGGGTGCACCACACCACCGAGTGA